One segment of Phragmites australis chromosome 13, lpPhrAust1.1, whole genome shotgun sequence DNA contains the following:
- the LOC133887878 gene encoding uncharacterized protein LOC133887878, producing the protein MDKTANLVLNMEGLPQPPDKCCSGSPKMTRALSRKGSNRMERRGGEEQEQEDFAKKLIIKIVPSQLDQPLVQSKSLVAPYCTPCTPVLIDSGEGRSKRFNRFTSINPRKILLLFATLSSVGTTLLIYFTLAINSKAEA; encoded by the exons ATGGACAAAACTGCGAATTTGGTATTGAATATGGAAGGTCTGCCTCAACCGCCTGATAAATGCTGCTCTGGAAGTCCAAAAATGACC AGAGCCCTATCGCGGAAGGGTTCCAATCGCATGGAGAGGAGGGGTGGTGAAGAGCAGGAGCAAGAGGACTTTGCCAAAAAACTTATCATCAAAA TTGTGCCATCTCAATTGGATCAGCCCTTGGTTCAGAGCAAGTCTCTGGTTGCTCCGTATTGTACTCCCTGCACACCTGTCCTTATTGATTCTGGGGAAGGCAGGAGCAAAAGATTTAACCGATTCACATCTATTAACCCTCGGAAAATTCTTCTCTTATTTGCAACGCT ATCGAGCGTGGGGACAACGTTGCTGATATACTTCACGCTCGCGATCAACAGCAAAGCGGAAGCGTAG